A window of Flammeovirga kamogawensis genomic DNA:
CCAATACAGCTTGGTTACCGTATTTACTATATTCTAAGAGGACATCATAGAAAACTATTACCTAAAACATATAGTTCTTATAAAAAAGATAGAACACTAATATTTTTACACTACCCTAGTCTCACTAATACAAATTCATATAATGACGGAAATTTCAATTTTCTAAATATCTCTAAACAATTTTCTAATACAATAGATTGGAATTTTAATGAATATGGAAAACTATGGACTTATAATTTAAATTATTTTGATTTTCTACAACAAGAAACAATTTCAAAAGTACAAGCAATAGAGCTAATCTACAGTTATATAGAGCAAAAAGATAAATTGAAAGACGGGACCGAGCCCTACCCTATCTCTCTAAGAGGAATAAATTGGGTGAAATTCCTAACACAAAATAAAGTACAGGATAATCAAATCGACACTCTACTTTATGTACATTATCAACAATTAAATGATCATTTAGAATACCATTTATTAGGAAATCACCTCTTAGAAAATGGTTTTTCACTATTATTTGGAGCATTTTATTTTCAAGATGAAAAGTTACATGCTTCAGGACAAAAAATAGTAATCCAAGAACTTGAAGAACAAATACTAACAGATGGTGCGCATTTTGAGTTATCGCCCATGTACCATCAAATTCTTCTGCATAGACTCCTTGATTGCATTAACCTATACACTTCAAACCCTACTCTATTTACCAACCAAGATAAGGTTTTAACAAAACTAATAGAGAACGCGTCAAGAATGCTCAGCTGGCTCAATACTATTACTTACAAAAATGGAGATATCCCTATGGTGAATGATGCTGCAT
This region includes:
- a CDS encoding alginate lyase family protein — protein: MKIKQLFHTLKYLKPIQLGYRIYYILRGHHRKLLPKTYSSYKKDRTLIFLHYPSLTNTNSYNDGNFNFLNISKQFSNTIDWNFNEYGKLWTYNLNYFDFLQQETISKVQAIELIYSYIEQKDKLKDGTEPYPISLRGINWVKFLTQNKVQDNQIDTLLYVHYQQLNDHLEYHLLGNHLLENGFSLLFGAFYFQDEKLHASGQKIVIQELEEQILTDGAHFELSPMYHQILLHRLLDCINLYTSNPTLFTNQDKVLTKLIENASRMLSWLNTITYKNGDIPMVNDAAWGIAASTTDLIKYADRLGIITINKPLSTSGYRKVNNEHYELLIDVGSIGPDYIPGHAHSDTFNFELYVQGVPFIVDTGTSTYEKNTKRHSERITKAHNTVQIGSIEQSDVWGGFRVGKRAKIIALEENNHSIKAKHDGYKSIGCQHQRTFKFDKKFITIEDQLISSKETNGKAYLHFHPDVSITTDLDKITLCNSSIFVTIKLSCGYTIEEYEWAAGFNIYRNAKMLIISFRTELTTTISIQ